CGGCCCGCTCAGCTCCTGGTACGTCGACCCGGCCGGGCAGTAGGTCACCGTGCCCAGCACGGCGGCCCCGGTCCGCGGGACAGCCCCCTCGACAGCCCCGTCGGCAGCCCTGTCGGCAGCCTCGTCGACGGCCACCATCAGGGACGCCTCGACGGCCCGCCGCTTGGTGTCGAGCAGCGCCTCGGCGTAGTCGTCCGCGTCGCCCAGCAGGCCGTCCCGCTGGTACGCCGCCAGCGTCACCTGGCCCGCCGCGGCGTACTCCTCCGGACGTGCCTCCCGGACCACCGGCGCGGGCGGCAGGGAGCGGACGTAGGCACGCAGCGGCTCGCCGGACTCCGTCACCCAGTCGCGCACGGGTGTGCGGACGAAGCCGAGGCGTTCGTAGCGGCGGTGGGCATCGACCATGGAATCGGTGGTCGTCAGCGCGACCGTGGTCTCCCCGGCCAGCCGGGCACGTACGGCACACTCCTCGATCAACGCGGTGCCGACGCCGCCACGGCGCGCCTGCGGGGCGACCGCGAGCATCCGCAGCATCGCTTCCTGCGGCGGAACCTCGGTCCAGCGCGTGCCGGGCAGGGTGAGCGTCGCGGTGCCGACCACCCGGCCGGCGTCGACCGCGACGAGCACGTCGGTGGCGGGGTCCTCCGCCCGCCGCCGGGTGTCGGCCAGGGCCGGGAGGTAGTGGGGATGGACCAGGCTCTCGCCGCCGTAGACCTCGCCCAGCAGGCGGCTCACGGCGGCGTACTCGCTCGGGCGGGCGTCGCGGACCAGCATCCGTCCGTTATAGCCGAGGCGACCGACAGCCCGTCGGACAGCCC
This Actinopolymorpha cephalotaxi DNA region includes the following protein-coding sequences:
- a CDS encoding GNAT family N-acetyltransferase, which codes for MLVRDARPSEYAAVSRLLGEVYGGESLVHPHYLPALADTRRRAEDPATDVLVAVDAGRVVGTATLTLPGTRWTEVPPQEAMLRMLAVAPQARRGGVGTALIEECAVRARLAGETTVALTTTDSMVDAHRRYERLGFVRTPVRDWVTESGEPLRAYVRSLPPAPVVREARPEEYAAAGQVTLAAYQRDGLLGDADDYAEALLDTKRRAVEASLMVAVDEAADRAADGAVEGAVPRTGAAVLGTVTYCPAGSTYQELSGPGEGEFRMLAVAPPARGRGVGELLVRTMLARAHADGHHAVVLSTTTVGHRSHRLYERLGFGRVPDRDWRPVPGVTLLAYRREV